From Bombina bombina isolate aBomBom1 chromosome 1, aBomBom1.pri, whole genome shotgun sequence:
gctccttagcctacctaggtatgcttttcaaaaaatgatatcaagagaacaaagcaaattaggtagtagaagtaaatagtaaagttgtttaaaattgtgtgctctgaatgCTGcgcatatctatataaaaatatccctttaaaagtagaaTCACATCCTATAATAAAAAGCAATACAATAACACTTaatatgaatttcaaatgagttttttttttttctctcaaataaATTTCAGTTACTTCCATTtccctccctgtaccatgtgacagccatcagccaatgacaaagcACATAATGGTATATTCTGTGAAcccttgcacgtgctcagtaggagctggtgtctcatacTGCATAGAAAGAGGTTGCTCTATGTGTttcatgacattattattattattattatctttttaaatGGCCATTATTACATTTGATTTTTCTGTGCAGTTTCTGAACTCTGTGAAGATGCTCAATTATTTCTACCAAAATCCCCAGACACAATTTGGTTTTCGGGTGCTATTtacagttttattattttttttagactgTGTTCGTGGTCCTCTTGGGTCCTTTTACATTCTTCAATGTGCAAAAGACAAAATACCTCCAGATTTTGACATCCCTCATGAGATGGATAGGTGAGTAAACGTGTGGGTGGGATTAATTGGCTTCATGGCACAGTGCATAGTTTGGCCCAAATTTATCAAAGGTTCTGGCTACaggctgatgaccgctgcttcttaaccaacTTCGCCATCTTTTATGTGGCGTATATAAATCCCCCCCCCCGTATATCAATCCCCCCTTGcgagcagggggcagtgttgcacactAACGGTAATATGCAATGACACAATGCCGGGCAAACGGGGGTGAAGATGTGAGCCTttgtccaccagactttgttaaaacTGGCCCTTTAGGGCATACGCCCTTCAGCTTTACTGATAAAATCCCGTTGTACAATttattatactttgtaaaaaaaaaatcctcaatacaccccccccccccccttctgttgTGCAGGAGCATTGAACTTGATATTTTAGCATCACATAAActgtttcattattgcaatacacatttattatttattttgctgccttttgctgtaaaatacatctgaaaatgtaTTCTTGTTCCACTTTCCCTCAGGgatgcttgggttaatacttttaggcaagtTATGTGACCTTGCCCACTACCCATAACCTTATCAGTCGCTTtctgtttgcaatagcagtgagcatactaggtagtttaggtgtgaatattattgtaaatgcataaatatacatttatatttagctattggGTGAAGAATAGAAAGGaatacctgttaaataaattattactaagttaaccagtgctaaaccaccttatggGAAGTAAAGCGGTCAGGCAACCCCAGTCTCTCTCAGTAACTGTACATGTGCAAACATTGTTCAtgatatatctgaatattagtttgtgattggttaataagggttcttttgttctgggggacagggaaatccgtgaaaaaagaataaacataaaacaatattctCATTTGACaacataaagctgcagttttcatttcaaaattattctcatatatatattttcataattatctagtttacaatttgtgtttaatgccccttttaaacagagctactTTTGTATCTCCCCCTCCCTTATCACCCTGCTACATGAGTACCTTGTGTACTGAAAAGCTCGCAATCTGTTATTTGCAACATTTGTGACTTAATTAATTGCCTGATCACTTCCTTCCTATGGGGCAGGGTTTAGGGCTAAATACTTCAATTATCCTTCCTTTCCATTATATAAATCTTTTCTTTCACATCCCATCAACATTCAGACCCTCCAGGCACTGGAGATTAAAATCCTCAACTGAGTCCAGAAATCAAACCGCATCACGTTACTCTTCCCCCTCCCGTTCCAACTACACATACAAAGGAGAGAACTTGATCTTTACTAATAAAAACATCTCCTCTGCCCCTTGGTAGTTAATGAAAGTGCTCTGTCCTTGTAACACTTTGAGGGGAAGAAAGTTTGCAGTTTCACAGAACCTCCCCCTTCTGGTGATTTATGGCGCAACTAATGAGTTTTCACAGCTTTGCTGCCACTTCTTGTTCCTGTGAGACAGCAGCATAAATTTTAGAGTCAAACGTTTAACTCTATAATGGAAAGAGAAGGTTCTATGATAGCACAGACCAGGACAAGGGAGGGTAAAACATGACACGTCACCTTGTCTTATTGTAAACTGTTCTTTTCATTCTCTGCAGCTTTCATCATCATGATTGTTCTGGCATTGATCCGGATCAGTGAAGGTAAAGGGGACGGTCACCCACCTATGGCAGAGGTGTCAGGAATCCGAAATCTGTTTGGAGTGTGCGTGTACTCCTTCATGTGCCAACACTCCCTACCATCACTTATCACTCCTGTGTCAAAGAAGAAACACTTGACTGGACTTGTGCTTCTGGATTACTTCTTGGTTCTGTCCTTTTACAGCCTACTCTGCTTTACGGCCATCTTCTGTTTCAGCTCAGGGGCCCTAATGGACATGTATACACTCAACTTTAGTGGCTGTGACTCACTGGCCCCCCTTTTCCTTGGCTACTTTCTTGGTCTCTTCCCTGTATTTACCATCAGCACCAACTTCCCAATCATTGCTGTTACTCTACGCAACAACTGGAAGACACTTTTCCATAGAGATGGTGGGACCTATCCGTGGCTTGTTGACCGCATAGTTTTTCCACTCATAACCCTGGTTCCTCCTATTATTGTAGCCTTCTGTACCACTAACCTTGAGGTCTTGGTGAGCGTCACTGGGGCGTATGCTGGAAACGGTATCCAGTACATTATTCCAGCATTTCTGGTGTTTTGCAGCCGCAAAGACTCTGCTCTGGTGTATGGACCTGAGCTCTCAAATAAGCACTGTTCTCCTTTCCGGCAATCTGGTTGGGTGTGGTTTGTGTTATGCTGGGCCCTGACTTGTCTAATCTATGTCACAGCCAACATTATTCTGACTGATGTCTAATCTTGTCCTGTGGCCAGAGAAAGGACAAGGGATCTGGGCAATGCTGTGTCTGTGCAGGTCACAGGATCTAGTTTAAGGACGATTGTGTCATCTATTACCCGTGTGGGGTTATTTCTTTCCTCGAAAGTGGGGCTGGTTCTCCACCTCCTCAGTGTGCCCTCAGCATTTCAAGTACTAGTCTGGACTTAGTGATACAATAAAACTCTGTATCCGAGACCCTGACACCTAAGCGCCTGGCGATGCCTGACTTTGTgcctttttatttttcacattgagGGTGCTTTGTGTGCAGAGGTCATGCGGGCACCATAGCTGCTAAGTACATTAAGGGTTACAGTGGCGCCCTGTCCGCTCTGCATCTATTGAACATTTTGACAAACTGGTTGCTTTCTGTGTCAGCGTCCAATGGTTGCCCTGCTATGCTGTTCCTGAAGGTCATACTGGTGTCGTGCTTCTGAAGGGGATACTGGTTACTAGTGTACAGCTGCTGAAGACCGTACTACTGCTGTGGGTCATGCCATGCCCTGCAGCTTTTCCCCCTGAAGATCCTCTCTAGCTGATTTTGTGTCCTCAGAGTGGCACGGGGTCATTAGCTCCCTAAGGAGCAGTCAGTAGGACTCACCTATTTGCACACAGAATAAAATCAGTAAAACAAGTGCCTCCTTCTCTGAGTATTTCTATATGGGGATCTCTCATTACACCCCCTCCCAACCATCCAATGCTCAGCACGTGCCCAGCACTCACTGATTACAGATGCAGCTGCCCTGATTAGATTCCTGCTCTCCCATCCCCCTCAAGGAGCAGAGGTGATTTATGACTGTTTTATTCTCAGCTCTGATGAAATCATTCCAAGAGGCTGCACTGCCTGGAGTAATACTAATGATATACATTTGTTTTATGGGCTCCTGAAACACAAAGTGTGCGAGCTGcttttgtgttttatttacagTATATTGTGCTGAGCGTATAAACATGAGGTTGGCTTGTGTCTGTGCACAGTAAATGTTTCGGGATAGTTATTTTTCGTTTGgtgtgcacagtatatgcttgGGGAGATTCTAGCAACGCTGTATGGTGTGAGCAATATATGCTTATGAGGCAGATGAAATCAAAATATAAAAGTATTCCAAAATAAAGGAAGAATAAGGGAGAAAAAAGTTATGGGATAGTGCTTGAGTGTGTGTTATGCAGTGTGTACAGTGTACGCTTCGGGATGATGCGTGAGTGTGTTATGCAGTATGTACAGTGTACGCTTCGGGATGATGCGTGAGTGTGTGTTATGCGGTGTGTACAGTGTACGCTTCGGGATGGTGCGTGAGTGTGTGTTATGCGGTGTGTACAGTGTACGCTTCAGGGTGGTGCGTGAGTGTGTGCTATGCGGTGTGTACAGTGTACGCTTCGGGATGATGCGTGTGTGTGTTATGCGGTGTGTACAGTGTACGCTTCGGGATGGTGCGTGAGTGTGTGTTATGCGGTGTGTACAGTGTACGCTTCAGGGTGGTGCGTGAGTGTGTGCTATGCGGTGTGTACAGTGTACGATTCAGGATGGTGCGTGAGTGTGTGCTATGCGGTGTGTACAGTGTACGATTCAGGATGGTGCGTGAGTGTGGGTTATGCAGTGTGTACAGTGTACGCTTCGGGATGATGCGTGAGTGTGTGTTATGCGGTGTGTACAGTGTACGCTTCGGGATGATGCGTGAGTGTGTGTTATGCGGTGTGTACAGTGTACGCTTCGGGATGGTGCGTGAGTGTGTGTTATGCGGTGTGTACAGTGTATGCTTCGGGATGATGCGTGAGTGTGTGTTATGCGGTGTGTCCAGTGTATGCTTCGAGATGGTGCGTGAGTGTGTGTTATGCGGTGTGTCCAGTGTACGCTTCGGGATGATGCGTGAGTGTGTGTTATGCAGTGTGTATAGTGTATGCTTCGGGATGATGCGTGAGTGTGTGTTATGCGGTGTGTACAGTGTATGCTTCGAGATGGTGCATGAGTGTGTGTTATGCGGTGTGTACAGTGTACGCTTCAGGATGGTGCGTGAGTGTGTGTTATGCGGTGTGTACAGTGTACGCTTCGGGATGATGCGTGAGTGTGTGTTATGCGGTGTGTCCAGTGTACGCTTCGGGATGATGCGTGAGTGTGTGTTATGCGGTGTGTCCAGTGTACGCTTCGGGATGATGCGTGAGTGTGTGTTATGCAGTGTGTATAGTGTATGCTTCGGGATGATGCGTGAGTGTGTGTTATGCGGTGTGTACAGTGTATGCTTCGAGATGGTGCGTGAGTGTGGGTTATGCGGTGTGTACAGTGTACGCTTCGGGATGGTGCGTGAGTGTGTGTTATGCGGTGTGTACAGTGTACGCTTCGGGATGATGCGTGAGTGTGTGTTATGCGGTGTGTCCAGTGTACGCTTCGGGATGATGCGTGAGTGTGTGTTATGCGGTGTGTCCAGTGTACGCTTCGGGATGATGCGTGAGTGTGTGTTATGCGGTGTGTATAGTGTATGCTTCGGGATGATGCGTGAGTGTGTGTTATGCGGTGTGTACAGTGTATGCTTCGAGATGGTGCGTGAGTGTGGGTTATGCGGTGTGTACAGTGTACGCTTCGGGatgatgtgtgagtgtgtgttatgcGGTGTGTACAGTGTATGCTTCGGGATGGTGCGTGAGTGTGTGTTATGCGGTGTGTCCAGTGTATGCTTCGggatggtgtgtgagtgtgtgttatgcGGTGTGTCCAGTGTATGCTTCGggatggtgtgtgagtgtgtgttatgcGGTGTGTCCAGTGTATGCTTCGggatggtgtgtgagtgtgtgttatgcGGTGTGTCCAGTGTATGCTTCGGGATGGTGCGTGAGTATGTGTTATGCGGTGTGTACAGTGTACGCTTCAGGATGGTGCGTGAGTGTGTGTTATGCGGTGTGTACAGTGTACGCTTCAGGATGGTGCGTGAGTGTGGGTTATGCGGTCTGTACAGTGTACGCTTCAgggtggtgtgtgagtgtgtgttatgcGGTATGTACAGTGTATGCTTCAGGATGGTGCGTGAGTGTGGGTTATGCGGTGTGTACAGTGTACGCTTCAGGGTGGTGCGTGAGTGTGTGTTATGCTGTGTGGACAGTGTACGCTTCGGGATGGTGCGTGAGTGTGTGTTATGCTGTGTGGACAGTGTACGCTTCGGGATAATGCGTGAGTGTGTGTTATGCGGTGTGTACAGTGTCCGCTTCGGGATAATGCGTGAGTGTGTGTTATGCGGTGTGTACAGTGTAACCTTTTCAGGGAataaacactttcgcctagattacgagttttgttggtaaacacctgcggggctaacaaggctttttttttccagcgctcacttaagacaacgctggtat
This genomic window contains:
- the TMEM104 gene encoding transmembrane protein 104 codes for the protein MAGDITETGELYSPFIGLVYMFNLIVGTGALTMPKAFAGAGWLVSLILIIFLAFMSYMTTTFVVEAMAAANAQLRWKRWEKEEDSDSSESSESESLTHPDYNRAEVRPILSVQRRGLSDPFEIVERVEMGQMASMFFNKVGVNLFYICIIIYLYGDLAIYATAVPLSLVQVTCFTGNVSCGTRTGEKNITDPCWGSIRRIDAYRIYLTVFVVLLGPFTFFNVQKTKYLQILTSLMRWIAFIIMIVLALIRISEGKGDGHPPMAEVSGIRNLFGVCVYSFMCQHSLPSLITPVSKKKHLTGLVLLDYFLVLSFYSLLCFTAIFCFSSGALMDMYTLNFSGCDSLAPLFLGYFLGLFPVFTISTNFPIIAVTLRNNWKTLFHRDGGTYPWLVDRIVFPLITLVPPIIVAFCTTNLEVLVSVTGAYAGNGIQYIIPAFLVFCSRKDSALVYGPELSNKHCSPFRQSGWVWFVLCWALTCLIYVTANIILTDV